In one Ornithinimicrobium pratense genomic region, the following are encoded:
- a CDS encoding NAD(P)/FAD-dependent oxidoreductase, protein MNQTQHSADRPGSSLDRPVRSVVVVGGGPAGLQATLTLGRVHRDVVLLDAGDGRNAPASAMHNLITRDGTPPAEFRRLAHAELTAYPTVEVRAARVRGIEDVSDPQQPESTRFRIDLEGGSGLTARRLVLATGVRDQLPDIPGVAELWGDLVAHCPFCHGHEFAGRRVVVLGAGPAGHLPGLLAPVASEVVVLTNGEDLSVPVAVPVLTDPVAQVRRHGEGVRIALGSGQVIEAAGIFVGTGLRQSSPFAEQLGLELNPSGCVRVDERGRASRAGVYAAGDMAHVPALPMPMASVAQAVATGALAAATVVADSLADG, encoded by the coding sequence ATGAACCAGACTCAGCACTCTGCAGACCGCCCCGGAAGCTCCCTGGACCGCCCGGTCCGGTCCGTCGTCGTGGTCGGGGGCGGACCGGCCGGTCTCCAGGCGACCCTCACCCTCGGCCGCGTTCACCGCGACGTCGTCCTGCTCGACGCCGGCGACGGCCGCAACGCCCCGGCGAGCGCGATGCACAACCTCATCACCCGCGACGGGACGCCTCCAGCGGAGTTCCGACGCCTGGCCCACGCCGAGCTCACGGCCTACCCGACCGTCGAGGTGCGAGCCGCGCGGGTGCGCGGGATTGAGGACGTCAGCGACCCGCAGCAGCCGGAGTCGACCCGCTTCCGGATCGACCTGGAGGGCGGGTCGGGCCTCACCGCGCGGCGGCTGGTGCTCGCGACCGGCGTGCGCGACCAGCTGCCCGACATCCCCGGCGTGGCCGAGCTGTGGGGCGACCTCGTCGCGCACTGTCCCTTCTGCCACGGGCACGAGTTCGCCGGCCGGCGGGTGGTGGTCCTCGGGGCCGGCCCGGCGGGCCACCTGCCCGGTCTCCTCGCCCCCGTCGCCAGCGAGGTCGTCGTCCTGACGAACGGCGAGGATCTGTCCGTCCCCGTCGCGGTCCCCGTGCTGACGGACCCGGTGGCGCAGGTGCGGCGGCATGGCGAGGGCGTGCGGATCGCGCTGGGCTCGGGGCAGGTGATCGAGGCCGCGGGCATCTTCGTCGGGACCGGGCTGCGCCAGTCGTCACCGTTTGCGGAGCAGTTGGGGCTAGAGCTCAACCCCTCTGGCTGCGTGCGGGTAGATGAGCGCGGGCGCGCCAGCCGGGCCGGCGTGTACGCGGCGGGGGACATGGCCCACGTGCCTGCCCTGCCGATGCCGATGGCCTCGGTCGCGCAGGCGGTCGCCACCGGCGCTCTGGCCGCGGCCACGGTGGTCGCCGACTCTCTCGCCGACGGCTGA
- a CDS encoding MerR family transcriptional regulator → MKASPTSDTSAPGGATWSIGELAGRLGLATHVLRHWEDVGLLSPRRDGSGYRRYSREDLVRVLTIRSSQAAGMSLDQVRALLDVDSAARHEVLQAHLATLEEQRRELERSRLMTEHALRCQAHDIAQCPRFASYVQDLVDGVVSPDAAVPVVPVVPPRRP, encoded by the coding sequence ATGAAGGCAAGCCCAACGTCAGATACTTCGGCCCCAGGCGGCGCGACCTGGAGCATCGGTGAGCTGGCCGGCAGGCTCGGGCTGGCCACCCACGTGCTGCGCCACTGGGAGGACGTCGGCCTGCTCTCACCGCGGCGCGACGGCTCCGGCTATCGGCGCTACAGCCGGGAGGACCTGGTGCGAGTGCTCACCATCCGCAGCAGCCAGGCCGCTGGGATGAGCCTGGACCAGGTCCGTGCCCTGCTCGACGTCGACTCCGCCGCCCGCCACGAGGTGCTCCAGGCGCATCTCGCCACGCTGGAGGAGCAGCGCCGGGAGCTGGAGCGCTCCCGGCTGATGACCGAGCACGCGCTGCGCTGCCAGGCCCATGACATCGCCCAGTGCCCACGCTTCGCGTCCTATGTGCAGGACCTGGTCGACGGGGTGGTGAGCCCGGACGCCGCGGTGCCCGTGGTGCCCGTGGTGCCGCCACGGCGCCCGTAG
- a CDS encoding class I SAM-dependent methyltransferase: protein MDGRRVLDAGCGSGPLAAALRERGALVSAFDLSPGMVTLARERLGDDVDVQVADLGERLPYDDDSFDVIVCSLALHYLEDWAAPLAELRRVLRPGGRLIISVPHPFVYLFNYQDRDYFALTQYSEEFEFGEQSAVLTYWHRPLHAMTDAFTQAGLHILTVSEPPWSPDTPAELLPPKASERSAFVCFLFFALQAPLSPGRARPALSPTSR from the coding sequence GTGGACGGCCGCCGCGTCCTCGACGCCGGCTGCGGGTCTGGTCCCCTCGCCGCCGCCCTGCGCGAGCGGGGTGCCCTCGTGAGCGCCTTCGACCTGAGTCCCGGCATGGTCACCCTGGCCCGTGAACGCCTCGGGGACGACGTGGACGTCCAGGTCGCCGACCTCGGTGAGCGCCTCCCCTACGACGATGACTCCTTCGACGTCATCGTCTGCTCCCTGGCGCTGCACTACCTGGAGGACTGGGCTGCACCGCTGGCCGAGCTGCGGCGCGTCCTGCGGCCGGGCGGGCGGCTCATCATCTCGGTGCCGCACCCGTTCGTGTACCTGTTCAACTACCAGGACCGTGACTACTTCGCGCTGACGCAATACTCCGAGGAGTTCGAGTTCGGGGAGCAGAGCGCCGTGCTGACCTACTGGCACCGTCCGCTGCACGCGATGACCGACGCTTTCACCCAGGCGGGCTTGCACATCCTGACGGTGAGCGAGCCACCGTGGTCGCCCGATACGCCAGCGGAGTTGCTGCCGCCCAAGGCCAGCGAGCGGTCCGCCTTCGTCTGCTTCCTCTTCTTCGCCCTGCAGGCGCCCCTGAGCCCAGGACGGGCGCGACCGGCTCTCAGCCCGACGTCGAGATAG
- a CDS encoding VOC family protein, whose amino-acid sequence MALTLGMVTTDTTDARALASWWAEQTGAEVHDSYDGGFVMLIGGTLPVRLAFQKVDEVTPGKNRLHLDLTAPDLDAEVERLLAAGASLVARRGGESFRWVTLADPQGNEFCVSGPDF is encoded by the coding sequence ATGGCACTGACATTGGGCATGGTGACGACCGACACGACCGACGCGCGCGCCCTGGCGAGCTGGTGGGCAGAGCAGACGGGGGCGGAGGTGCACGACAGCTACGACGGAGGGTTCGTGATGCTCATCGGGGGCACGCTGCCGGTGCGGCTGGCCTTCCAGAAGGTGGATGAGGTGACGCCGGGCAAGAACCGCCTACATCTGGACCTGACCGCGCCAGACCTCGATGCCGAGGTCGAGCGACTGCTGGCCGCCGGCGCCAGCCTGGTGGCCCGTCGCGGGGGCGAGAGCTTCCGCTGGGTGACCCTGGCCGACCCGCAGGGCAACGAGTTCTGCGTCTCCGGCCCCGACTTCTGA